Below is a window of Nicotiana tabacum cultivar K326 chromosome 19, ASM71507v2, whole genome shotgun sequence DNA.
AGCAACCGTTCTGAAGGAAGCAGAAAACCAGCACATCAACTTAAGTATATCTGTTTCCAGTTTCTGCTTTCTGGCGTAAATGAGTGTAAAGAAATAGACTTTGGGCCTagctcaaccccaaaagctagctcataAGGTGAGGATTTCtcaagaccatataaggagacaaACCATCCATTCCTCAACCAATATGAGACACCGAACACCCCTCGTACGCCCAGGCCTACCAACCGGAGCATGGACAACATAAAATGGGGGACCAATATTGGGAGACACAATAATAGGGACGGGCCTGGTTCTAGTACCATGTGAAGAAATGGACCTTGGGTCTAACTCAGCCCTAAAAGCTAGCTTATGACATGAGGATTGCCTAAGATCATATAAGGAGACAATCAACCCATCTCTCAATCAATGTGGGACACTTGACAAAGAAGTTATAAATGGTATGTGTCAACTGTTAGACTTTATTAGCTCCTTACCTTTTATCAAAGAAAATATCTGCTGTGCAAAACCATCTTTTCAAGCAGTCATCCATCGTATAGCTTCTGTATCCCCATTTGTGCTAAGCAACAGCTTTGGTGTATGTAGAGCATCACATTTTGTTAAACATTTGGTATCTATACTAACTTAGCTATATAACTAAAGAGGAAGGAAGAAGAATTACTAGGCGAGGGTGAAGCTATCAGtagaacataaaaaaaaaatcagattttttattttgattggtaAGTGAAGATTCTAttaatggaaaagaaaaaaaagcagcACCCAGGTAGTGCTTACGGTAGTGATTGCCTTCTTTACACTGTAAAGCGACTAAGAAATCCCAACATTCGTCTACTTCATTTACATTCACCACATCACACCGAAAGGCCATAACAGAGAGACATTTGTATTTTAACTTATGTAcgttcgagccgtggaatcagccACTGATGCTTGCGTTAGGGTAGACTGCCTATATCACATCCCTTGGGTGCGGCCCTTCCCTGGACCTTGCGTGAACACGAAATGCTTTGTGCACTGGGTTGCCCATTTTTATGTTCTCTACTTTGCTTTCAAAGCATCTTAGATTCCTTTCTTTCCAGTTTGGCGGACTTCACATCAGGTTAAacaaaatagaaggaaaaaaatcTTCGGAGAAAAATGTAAAAACATCAAGAAGTGCCTTACTTTCTTTGGCCTCTGAAGCGAGGAAAGAACATCAGCCTCATCTGCAATTCCTGAGATTGTAGGAAGGTCTGCTGAATAGAAGATTTCAGATGTAATGGACTCAGATGTattcacatcatatgtcggtagGTTAACAGTAAGGGACTGTTGGGTTGGCATTATGATTTCTACTGGCATCATCCGCTTCAAAGCACTGAATTCAGTCGCAATATTGATTGTTCTTGCCTTTGTTTGACCAGGATGGAAACATAGCTTAATTAGGTGATCAATGAGCATAGCAAACTGTGCAAACAAAGAACTAACACCTGCTTCATTGGATTTTCTTCTTGCAGCATTTATAATCTCTGCAGCAGCCTCCCTCCTTGAGGGAACCGTAGATTTTGTAACAGCAGCCATCATCCAAAGGGCTTGCTGAGGGTATATCTGGAGAACACTTGTTATTATGTATTTCACCAACCGAACAATTTCTTCATTTTGATGGCATATTCTGGAAACCAGTTGAGGCAGAACAGTTAGCCACTGATATGTTGGAAAATCATTTAAACATCCTCGCATGATGCTCAAAacctacaaaagaagaaaagttacGAAAAGAATCCAAAGAAATCAGCATCACACCAAAAAAGGAAAGCATGTGTGTTACACCACCTTCCCATGGATTGTTTTCATTTCTTTATTGGCTGCTGATCTGCTTATCTGATAAACGCTCCCAAAATCGAACCACAATGTTAACAATCTAGGAAGGGCTTGGAAAAGATTCCTATGGCCCCTGTGAAGAGCCTTTGCATAAAATAAGAGCACATCAGGAAGATATGATAACCAACTTTTCTCAGTGTTCAGATTTGTGGCAGCTACCAGAGCTGACTTTGCTGGGACTGCTTTGGAACACGGCTCCTTATCCTCCTGCCGTTTTCGGGCATCAACAAGTAGTTCATCACAGTATTTTGCCAGGTAAAAGTACCCTTTTTCCCACTTGGGCTGTAATTCCTTCACCCTAGAGTACAGACTGATCACATCTTCCTTCTGCTTTTGACCAGTGTAATGTATCCACCTTGAATAGAGTAGGAGAGTTTTGGCTACACCTCTATTCTCGTTAGAAGACTGGGTACCACAACGAAGAGGCTGTGGGTTCAATGGAACCAATGAGAGGCTAGTGATTGATGATATTGCTGCAGAGCCTACAACCTCAACAGGCATATTCAGAAGGGTCTGTTGGAGCTCAGCAATGGCACCATCAGCTCTTCTGGTGCTCCACAGAAGCTTAGCCTTTTCCATGTGAACATTAGGTGCACCTGAGGCCTTGGCTTCTAGAATTGCTCGACTTGCTGTCTCGTAATGACCAGCAGAACGACAGAGCTTTGCATATTGAATCCAGCACTCCCCAACTTGAGCATGAAGACCACTTGCACCAAAAACTAATCTCCGAAAAACCAAGAGTGGTTCCCTAGCCCAGAGGGATGGTTGTGTGAGTTTGAGACGATTTTCCCAGCTTTCTATTAGTTTTGAGAAATTTGGGTCATATAGAGGGAATGATTTTTCTAAGAAAGACTCACCACCAAGAAGAGAACTATAATCCTCTAATTCCCGCAGCATGTGAAGCTTGACAACAAAGGGGTAAGCTCTCGCATAAGAATCCATGCCTGCAGCAGCTAAAGGAGCAATCAGAGCTTGTTTCGACAAAGTAATTTTCTTAGCAATGGAGAACTGATCTCTCTTCATTATTGCTTGAAGAATCTTAGCGACATCCATGTCAAATAAAGCATTACTCTCAGAACTACTACATACTAAACCTTCTTCATCAGCCCCACTAAGATATTCATCCATCAAGTCCCACCTTCCAAGCCTCCATGCAGCCTGAACACCTTGCATACACCAAGTTTTCTTGTATTTAGGTATTCTAGATATTAATCCATCTACATGGGTGACCGTGGCCTGCAAATGGCACATATTTAGTAAGCAGTTAACAACATCTGAATGCCTCTGGACAGAAGTTGGTTCCATCTGCAAAGCCTGCTCACAAGAAGTCAATACTTCTGCCCAGTTTCCTGTCTTCTTATTTATCAATAGATGATCTTGCAAGCTCTTTGACTTGCGTAAGGAAGCAAAACCACATAAGCCATCTGGCTCATCCAACCCACTGTATATTTCCATCAGGAATGAGatatcttcatcctcaaaaaggCCACTCTTCTCGGAGGCAGGATTAAACGATCCCGACTTTTCCCGCACATGAGATTCAAAGTACAAAAGGGACCTGGCATAAGCTTGGCATCTGAAAGATGACCTTGCAAGAGTCACTTTAGGAATTGCAGCCAAGAGTTCTGAGACATGTTTACACTGAATAAGCACCTGGTTAGAATCACTTGACAGATTGATGGCCTTCTCCTTCGACTTGAGAGCTTGTTGCCTCGAACTGGAAGTTTGAATAGACTGGGAAAGTGAAAGTTCCTGTTGTACGTCATCCACCCATTGACCAAGATTATCAAGAAGAGTAAATACAGCTTGAATGCACACTTCGTTGTGCCCTGAACTTATACCATTAACATCAGTGCTATTCTCTGATGCAGCAGCATTGAGAACAGATAAAATTTCCTCTGTTATGCCACAGCGTGCCTCTTCAGTACCATCACATACTGCATTAAGGACCAAATATGGAAGAAGATACATTGCTATTTGCATATCATGGCGGACTATACCACGACAGGCATTGAAAATACTTGCTCGAGAACCTGTTGCATGTGCAGTCAGTTTCTTGATCCAGAAAAATATCCATCTTCTAAATGACATTGAAGGGCGATAGATTGGACCAGAAGATGCTGAATCAGACATACTTGGCAGCTGAAATCTGGAGGTTAAGCAAGGGGCTATTATCTCCTTCACATAACTAGAGAAACGATTCCACAATCTCTGACCCCTTTCCTGCATTTCAGTGCAATTACCATCCACCACAGATGCAAGCAACTTAACGGGTCGTTTGCCTCTTGTCTGTGAAGTAGAAGCGACCACATTGTCATCAAGAGATGCCTCACAGCCTGCTATCTTTAGAAGTTCCTGAATCGCCAACGCTGCAGAATCTTGAATAATGGTATCAGGAGCAGCCCTGAAGGCCCGGGCCAGATGCTTATGAATCAACTCAAAAATTAAATCATCATCTGAACACGCAATTTGGAAACGCATGCTTGAAAATCCCTTGACTTTTGAAGGATCTATTGCACCAAGTGCTCCAAGACAATCTGCACATATCAACTTTAGCCGCTGACCAACCATCGTCCTTGATTGTTCTGCACATCCTCTAAGCAGAGATGTGATCAATGCACTCATTACATCCATGTTTGCATCTCCTACCTTAGTAATTAAAGCCATGATATCCTCCCTCCTAAGGTTGAGCAATTTACTCAACTCAGATGCAACCATATACCTGACATTCAAATTTTCATGATTCAAACCATCAATAATATCCCGCAACTGATCCTTCAAGGTCATCATTCCACGTGCTGCGTTTATCATTCTGTTCACCCTATCTAAAGCAGGAATACTAGGCAAAGGAGGAAACTCCCCAATGTGTTCCTTTAGAATAGCTCTATTCTGAAGTACGAGTTCTTCCAAGATCTCCACAATTTTATTCAAATGAGAGGAGGAACTTTCACTTTCTCTCTCCAGGAAGGGAACCAGAGCTGCAAAAACTTGAGAAATCACGTGCTTCGTGCTAGATGGTGATATCTGCGCTATCTGCTTGATGAAAAAATGTAAGACAGAAAGACCATCACCCTGAAGTGATTCTTTATTAATAGTCTGCATGAGAAGAACCATAAGTTTTGGTACATAAGTGCTAAGATGGGAACCCATCATATTTATCAGCATCTCAATTCGCTTGATAGCTTGTCTTTGCAGTGATACATCTTCAGCATGCAGCATTTTCCTATCAATGCTGTTTAGGAGACCAACAAAATGATTCCTTAAAAATGCAGGGATATCTTGGTCACCACTTAGAATCCCAGCAACTTCCTTTATCACCTGAGGCACCTTCATTAACCTGTGAAATTAGCAACATCATTATTACAATGTAAAGCTGACAAAAATTTTGTTGATTTCTGGAATACAGTTGGctaattttcgttttaaataaataatcttgaTAGGATGGCTTTAAATGAATAAGATGCCTTGTGGAGAAAGGCTGTATATGCTAAATGTGGTTTGGAAGGTCCTTGGATCGCTATAAGTTGTTTCTAATACATATGGAGTGGGAGTTATCAGGAATTATGGAAAGAGTTCCAAACAAAATTTATACTTTGAAGAGGGAGATGGAAGAAAGATAAAATATCGGCAGGATAGTTGCTTGGTGACATTCCTGTGAAGGAGGAAGTAATTTCATGATCTTTTCAGATTTTCCACTTCAGAAACTACTGTAGCCCAACAAGAACAGATGGAATCTGGAAAGTCACTTTCAACGGGTACTATCAATATCACTGCAAAAGAAATCGGACCAGCAGGTTTGTCAGAAGGCTGATTCTATAAAATGAAAAGGTAACAGAAAAGGGAACTTTACTGTTAAGGTCTTGTTCTCAGAACTTGCCAAAATGAAGAGTTTCTCTAAGCCTTGGTCTTAGCATTTGAAAAGGGGTTTTATGTCGTGAGGCAGAAGTTCCCTTCAATTTTAACATAGGAAATAAACCAGCACTGTTTTGTTAATAATACATTCTTACTttgtgccccccccccccccccccccacaaaaccAAAAGAGGAAGAAGTTGTTAGGAAGCGGAGGTGTAAATCCATCTCCAACATAATCCCTCATATGAAACTCAATTCCTTTTTATGGGCCAGGCGGAATGGAACATTAACGAATAACTGGTGGCACCATGATAGTAATACTAGAAACTTGGACTTCTACCTGCTTTAGATACTATCAATTTGTGATTCGATCTCCAGAAAGAATAATCCACTAGAAAAAGGTAAAAGTTCAGAATTATCCAACCCTCACCtcagaaatgaaagaagaaattaGAATCCATGTTTTAACAAACTAAATAATGTAATCTTCTTTGTGCTTTCTGAAGCTGTATTACCTTTTACTTATCTCATTTGACTCATCTTCATCTGTGAAGCATACAAGTTCGTCTAAAAGAGCGGGGAGTGCAGCAGCAAAAATTTCTTGTTTGTTGGAACCAGTTTGCTCATGGTAGAACTGAAGGACAGAGAGCAATTCTTGCCCATCAGCTCGATGAAGAGCATAAGCAAGTACTTTAGGTAGCCAATTAACAATTAGTTGCACCATATCTGTATTTAAGCACTTGGCGAGCTCATATAGGGTGAAAATTGCTTGATCATTATCCTGCTGAGTAACGACCAACTTTGGGAGGACGACAGGAACCATTCTCTGCACAAGTTCTTCAGTATCAATACCAAGAATAGCTCCCGCAAACTCTTCAACCATTTTTGGTCGGCTAGCAAGCCTTATAGACAGGTAATCGAAAAACTCATTTCGAATATGAAGAAAACGAGAAAGAATTAATTCAAATCCTCCTTTAAGATGAAAGTAGCAAGACCTTATTATCAACCTTGATGCAATTATTCTAACTGTCACATGGGGATTATCAAGCTGATCAATCAATAAAATAAGAGAGAACATAAAGGACTGACTCTGCACCTCAACCACCTTCATAATCTCAGCTGTAGCTTCTAGAAGAGTTGCAAAAACCAAGGGATCATCCGCTGTTTCAAAAGCGTGTTTTATTTTGTCAATGAACTTTCGTTCTTTTGATTTGCTCACAGACTCGTGGCCCCCCTCATCCAAGAACAAACAATTCAGAATAGGTTCCTCAATGAAGAAACCAATCTGTTTAGAAAAGGATTCTCGAATGGCCCTTTTCCTGTGAATGAGTAGGAAATCAACACATTTTAACCATTCATATCTTGTTTTAATCAGAATATTTTCAGTTCCATGGAGGAGTATCCTCTGAACCACACGTACACAGGCTAACTGAACATCTTCTGATGATTCATCAAAAAGAAGACGGAAGAAGATGGATTGTAAATAAACATAATCATGATCTCTAGTAGATTCTTTCTTCTGTAAGTAAGGAGGACACAACACAGTTGAATTTGATGGGTTCACAAGTCCATTTCTGTCACACTTTGAACACCAAAATCCTCCCGCAAGGTCATCCATTGTCATATTTAGTCTTATATTATCCTTTGGCAAGTAAAATTTGCATTGGCATTCCGTTAGTACACCAGTTGTACAGGACGCATAAAGGCATGCCAAATAACCAAGACACCCCGGGATTACTTTGTTAATTCGTCCATCCGCCTCTTTTTCCAGGATCCTGCAAACCAATATAAGAAATAGCTAATACATTATTGATCTGGTTGATTGCTTGACATTATAGACACAGAGACGCAGAAAATTAATGAAATTACTCCAACTTAATTCTGCACATCCATATGCACAAGCTCGTATGTTTAATTTTATATGAGCAGATAAGCACAAAACCACGTGACAATATAAAACATACAGCAGCTAAAAAACCTCTTTTGACTGTTATATAGACCAGTCTTGTTCATACAAATATACATTAAAACATAAATATATAGCTTTTTCTCACTTACTCCAGCCTCTTGAACATGTGACTCAGTAAACCAAAACCGGACCACATTAATATCACAGGCATTGAAATGACAGCTTCGATCCTAACATCCTCGGCGGTATCATGGAGTCCCAAGTCCAATATATCAAGATCATTTCCACCTTGCAATACAGCCCCCATTTTAGACAGCACACGCAGAGAAATGATCTTTGCCTTCGACAATGAGTGGGTATCAGTAGATTGAGATCCGGTCCATGATAGCCTTATCAATGACTGCATAAGAGCTGAGTTGCCACCCTTGGTCTTGAAATATTTACTCTCAGTAGGAACGGATCCTAAATAGATTTTACGCATTAAAAAGGAAAgacaaaaaaacaaagaaagaaagcagctAATGGAAGATTGATACTTATCTTTTCATTGACTCACAGATACACCATCTTTGAGGATGTCATAAATGACCAAATGAAATTCAAATTACTCTCATTGCTATGAAACAAAGTAAATTTCAGCTACAATTCACATTGAAAACACAAAGGTGTCCCCAGTTATGTTGATAATACCAGAGCGACCAGTTATGTTGATATGCATACTACTGCTGGCTAGTTCAAATAAACGGAACAGagcaagaagaagaaatgggagaGATTTATCAAATACTAAATTGATAACACTTATCTGTAAAGTACCAAGACGTCGGAAACTGAATTAAGAACCTATTCCCGGCTGTAGTTGCTTCACAAGGATCAATATCATTTTAGTATTTGGACTAATCagtaatatttgtttttctatgAAGCGACTAAGCAGTAAGATTTCTTCTGGCAGAAGCTTCAGAATTAGTACAAACTATGCTGCTGCCTTAATACCCAACAAATTCAAACACGTTTAATTGACATGTGGTCTTTAATAAGTATCAGCATCGAAAGAGCAAGCAAGTCAAAAATGGATAAGTCGTTCCAATTTGCCAGAATTTGAATACCAGCACAGTTACATCAATCAAAATAGCCAATTAGGAAGAATGATCGACACACATATACATAGAGTAACAAAAATATGTGGGAACTCTTATTACTTCACTCAAATGACCTTGTTTTTACAAACAATGAATATTTTTTAGCCTGATAGATAATTAGTAACGAAGAGTCACCGGAAGTGCAGAATGAATTAGCATATATCTACCATTTACCTGCTATGATCAATAGGTTGTGAATCGCTTCCAGAAGGAAATGTAAATCAATAGGGAATGGAAATTTCTGCTTTGCCTGCATGACGATGACCATAATTATGGGGGCGAAAAAAATCATAACTTAAATGACATGCATAACTGACAACCAACCTGTTCACACACCCAAGGGACCCATTCATACATCTGATGGAATATTTGAATTGAAAGGTCCATGTGAGGATATCTGCAGAAAATAATACAGAGTGTACTAAGAGCTGTCAATGCAACTTCTGGGCCCAAAGTACTGGATTCCTGACTTGGAGGCTTTAGAAGTTTAATAAACAGAGTCAATGAGCTACGCATATGATCAGCAAACTGTTTCTCCCCCAAAGAGCCAAATCCATGGCTAAGCTTAATCACATCATCATATTTGATACTGGAACATCGATTTTCATCATCGATTTTCTGATGTTTGGCATTTGAAATCTCCAAGTCTTCTCCTGGCCTCTTCTCTGCAGCCCTTGGACTTTCATGCACATCAGATAAATCTGTTTCATCATTATTAACGCTTTTACCCCCAGTAAGATCAGGAAAAAGCCTAGATAAAGCCACTTGAAAACACTCGATTAAAGGCATGATAGGTG
It encodes the following:
- the LOC107763495 gene encoding serine/threonine-protein kinase ATR-like isoform X5, with protein sequence MPLIECFQVALSRLFPDLTGGKSVNNDETDLSDVHESPRAAEKRPGEDLEISNAKHQKIDDENRCSSIKYDDVIKLSHGFGSLGEKQFADHMRSSLTLFIKLLKPPSQESSTLGPEVALTALSTLCIIFCRYPHMDLSIQIFHQMYEWVPWVCEQAKQKFPFPIDLHFLLEAIHNLLIIAGSVPTESKYFKTKGGNSALMQSLIRLSWTGSQSTDTHSLSKAKIISLRVLSKMGAVLQGGNDLDILDLGLHDTAEDVRIEAVISMPVILMWSGFGLLSHMFKRLEILEKEADGRINKVIPGCLGYLACLYASCTTGVLTECQCKFYLPKDNIRLNMTMDDLAGGFWCSKCDRNGLVNPSNSTVLCPPYLQKKESTRDHDYVYLQSIFFRLLFDESSEDVQLACVRVVQRILLHGTENILIKTRYEWLKCVDFLLIHRKRAIRESFSKQIGFFIEEPILNCLFLDEGGHESVSKSKERKFIDKIKHAFETADDPLVFATLLEATAEIMKVVEVQSQSFMFSLILLIDQLDNPHVTVRIIASRLIIRSCYFHLKGGFELILSRFLHIRNEFFDYLSIRLASRPKMVEEFAGAILGIDTEELVQRMVPVVLPKLVVTQQDNDQAIFTLYELAKCLNTDMVQLIVNWLPKVLAYALHRADGQELLSVLQFYHEQTGSNKQEIFAAALPALLDELVCFTDEDESNEISKRLMKVPQVIKEVAGILSGDQDIPAFLRNHFVGLLNSIDRKMLHAEDVSLQRQAIKRIEMLINMMGSHLSTYVPKLMVLLMQTINKESLQGDGLSVLHFFIKQIAQISPSSTKHVISQVFAALVPFLERESESSSSHLNKIVEILEELVLQNRAILKEHIGEFPPLPSIPALDRVNRMINAARGMMTLKDQLRDIIDGLNHENLNVRYMVASELSKLLNLRREDIMALITKVGDANMDVMSALITSLLRGCAEQSRTMVGQRLKLICADCLGALGAIDPSKVKGFSSMRFQIACSDDDLIFELIHKHLARAFRAAPDTIIQDSAALAIQELLKIAGCEASLDDNVVASTSQTRGKRPVKLLASVVDGNCTEMQERGQRLWNRFSSYVKEIIAPCLTSRFQLPSMSDSASSGPIYRPSMSFRRWIFFWIKKLTAHATGSRASIFNACRGIVRHDMQIAMYLLPYLVLNAVCDGTEEARCGITEEILSVLNAAASENSTDVNGISSGHNEVCIQAVFTLLDNLGQWVDDVQQELSLSQSIQTSSSRQQALKSKEKAINLSSDSNQVLIQCKHVSELLAAIPKVTLARSSFRCQAYARSLLYFESHVREKSGSFNPASEKSGLFEDEDISFLMEIYSGLDEPDGLCGFASLRKSKSLQDHLLINKKTGNWAEVLTSCEQALQMEPTSVQRHSDVVNCLLNMCHLQATVTHVDGLISRIPKYKKTWCMQGVQAAWRLGRWDLMDEYLSGADEEGLVCSSSESNALFDMDVAKILQAIMKRDQFSIAKKITLSKQALIAPLAAAGMDSYARAYPFVVKLHMLRELEDYSSLLGGESFLEKSFPLYDPNFSKLIESWENRLKLTQPSLWAREPLLVFRRLVFGASGLHAQVGECWIQYAKLCRSAGHYETASRAILEAKASGAPNVHMEKAKLLWSTRRADGAIAELQQTLLNMPVEVVGSAAISSITSLSLVPLNPQPLRCGTQSSNENRGVAKTLLLYSRWIHYTGQKQKEDVISLYSRVKELQPKWEKGYFYLAKYCDELLVDARKRQEDKEPCSKAVPAKSALVAATNLNTEKSWLSYLPDVLLFYAKALHRGHRNLFQALPRLLTLWFDFGSVYQISRSAANKEMKTIHGKVLSIMRGCLNDFPTYQWLTVLPQLVSRICHQNEEIVRLVKYIITSVLQIYPQQALWMMAAVTKSTVPSRREAAAEIINAARRKSNEAGVSSLFAQFAMLIDHLIKLCFHPGQTKARTINIATEFSALKRMMPVEIIMPTQQSLTVNLPTYDVNTSESITSEIFYSADLPTISGIADEADVLSSLQRPKKIILLGSDGIERPFLCKPKDDLRKDARMMEFNAMVNLLLSKCSESRRRKLYIRTFAVIPLTEDCGMVEWVPHTRGLRQILQDIYISGGKFDRQKTNSQIKHIYDRCLGKMPEDEMLKNEILPMFPPAFHKWFLNTFSEPAAWFRARVAYAHTTAVWSMVGHIVGLGDRHGENILFDSTTGDCVHVDFSCLFDKGLQLEKPELVPFRLTQNMIDGLGITGYEGIFLRVCEITLSVLREHRETLMSVLETFIHDPLVEWTKSHKSSGVEVQNPHAQRAISNIEARLQGIVVGVGAAPSLPLAVEGQARRLIAEAVSHKNLGKMYIWWMPWF
- the LOC107763495 gene encoding serine/threonine-protein kinase ATR-like isoform X2, whose product is MANLSSLVHELREAASSSTPPNIRNDDALEVRFRAVLPNLLNAYVVPSSSAIEREVFAVLRLISHTAKNFPGVYYHGKASAVLPVIGRILPFLAEPTFRSRHGVVIETIGALLSTLRTGDRDAYRQFFMDTISVVEDLLSVASLCDKPSSTESRKVLLRCFSESLCGGWSNHDTTVLSDLPLCCKPSDGNGILINVKGKERWQPFASSSIKILCKCLTEGTLYVEGLLETSSVLSACTLLCYGDADVHMACFDLLRIIGAAMNHEIIPVERLIQLIMTILRGDEDALPVFSNTTYDSSIGGCLHVLYSSCPDDIVRSTSADLVNIFPHSLLKTRSLVLKDALCLAYTRIAKTCPPHIWRPESLIHLLYSPTPIMPLIECFQVALSRLFPDLTGGKSVNNDETDLSDVHESPRAAEKRPGEDLEISNAKHQKIDDENRCSSIKYDDVIKLSHGFGSLGEKQFADHMRSSLTLFIKLLKPPSQESSTLGPEVALTALSTLCIIFCRYPHMDLSIQIFHQMYEWVPWVCEQAKQKFPFPIDLHFLLEAIHNLLIIAGSVPTESKYFKTKGGNSALMQSLIRLSWTGSQSTDTHSLSKAKIISLRVLSKMGAVLQGGNDLDILDLGLHDTAEDVRIEAVISMPVILMWSGFGLLSHMFKRLEILEKEADGRINKVIPGCLGYLACLYASCTTGVLTECQCKFYLPKDNIRLNMTMDDLAGGFWCSKCDRNGLVNPSNSTVLCPPYLQKKESTRDHDYVYLQSIFFRLLFDESSEDVQLACVRVVQRILLHGTENILIKTRYEWLKCVDFLLIHRKRAIRESFSKQIGFFIEEPILNCLFLDEGGHESVSKSKERKFIDKIKHAFETADDPLVFATLLEATAEIMKVVEVQSQSFMFSLILLIDQLDNPHVTVRIIASRLIIRSCYFHLKGGFELILSRFLHIRNEFFDYLSIRLASRPKMVEEFAGAILGIDTEELVQRMVPVVLPKLVVTQQDNDQAIFTLYELAKCLNTDMVQLIVNWLPKVLAYALHRADGQELLSVLQFYHEQTGSNKQEIFAAALPALLDELVCFTDEDESNEISKRLMKVPQVIKEVAGILSGDQDIPAFLRNHFVGLLNSIDRKMLHAEDVSLQRQAIKRIEMLINMMGSHLSTYVPKLMVLLMQTINKESLQGDGLSVLHFFIKQIAQISPSSTKHVISQVFAALVPFLERESESSSSHLNKIVEILEELVLQNRAILKEHIGEFPPLPSIPALDRVNRMINAARGMMTLKDQLRDIIDGLNHENLNVRYMVASELSKLLNLRREDIMALITKVGDANMDVMSALITSLLRGCAEQSRTMVGQRLKLICADCLGALGAIDPSKVKGFSSMRFQIACSDDDLIFELIHKHLARAFRAAPDTIIQDSAALAIQELLKIAGCEASLDDNVVASTSQTRGKRPVKLLASVVDGNCTEMQERGQRLWNRFSSYVKEIIAPCLTSRFQLPSMSDSASSGPIYRPSMSFRRWIFFWIKKLTAHATGSRASIFNACRGIVRHDMQIAMYLLPYLVLNAVCDGTEEARCGITEEILSVLNAAASENSTDVNGISSGHNEVCIQAVFTLLDNLGQWVDDVQQELSLSQSIQTSSSRQQALKSKEKAINLSSDSNQVLIQCKHVSELLAAIPKVTLARSSFRCQAYARSLLYFESHVREKSGSFNPASEKSGLFEDEDISFLMEIYSGLDEPDGLCGFASLRKSKSLQDHLLINKKTGNWAEVLTSCEQALQMEPTSVQRHSDVVNCLLNMCHLQATVTHVDGLISRIPKYKKTWCMQGVQAAWRLGRWDLMDEYLSGADEEGMDSYARAYPFVVKLHMLRELEDYSSLLGGESFLEKSFPLYDPNFSKLIESWENRLKLTQPSLWAREPLLVFRRLVFGASGLHAQVGECWIQYAKLCRSAGHYETASRAILEAKASGAPNVHMEKAKLLWSTRRADGAIAELQQTLLNMPVEVVGSAAISSITSLSLVPLNPQPLRCGTQSSNENRGVAKTLLLYSRWIHYTGQKQKEDVISLYSRVKELQPKWEKGYFYLAKYCDELLVDARKRQEDKEPCSKAVPAKSALVAATNLNTEKSWLSYLPDVLLFYAKALHRGHRNLFQALPRLLTLWFDFGSVYQISRSAANKEMKTIHGKVLSIMRGCLNDFPTYQWLTVLPQLVSRICHQNEEIVRLVKYIITSVLQIYPQQALWMMAAVTKSTVPSRREAAAEIINAARRKSNEAGVSSLFAQFAMLIDHLIKLCFHPGQTKARTINIATEFSALKRMMPVEIIMPTQQSLTVNLPTYDVNTSESITSEIFYSADLPTISGIADEADVLSSLQRPKKIILLGSDGIERPFLCKPKDDLRKDARMMEFNAMVNLLLSKCSESRRRKLYIRTFAVIPLTEDCGMVEWVPHTRGLRQILQDIYISGGKFDRQKTNSQIKHIYDRCLGKMPEDEMLKNEILPMFPPAFHKWFLNTFSEPAAWFRARVAYAHTTAVWSMVGHIVGLGDRHGENILFDSTTGDCVHVDFSCLFDKGLQLEKPELVPFRLTQNMIDGLGITGYEGIFLRVCEITLSVLREHRETLMSVLETFIHDPLVEWTKSHKSSGVEVQNPHAQRAISNIEARLQGIVVGVGAAPSLPLAVEGQARRLIAEAVSHKNLGKMYIWWMPWF